A single genomic interval of Metasolibacillus fluoroglycofenilyticus harbors:
- the codY gene encoding GTP-sensing pleiotropic transcriptional regulator CodY, with protein MNLLSKTRKINALLQASAGKPVNFKEMADTLGDIIDSNVFIVSRKGKLLGLSIHQQIENERMKKMFAERQFPEEYTQNLFNITETSPNLDINNQHTAFPVENKDLFASGLTTIVPIIGGGERLGTLILARINDEFNDDDLILAEYGATVVGMEILREKAEVIEEEARSKAVVQMAINSLSYSELEAIEHIFEELDGHEGLLVASKIADRVGITRSVIVNALRKLESAGVIESRSLGMKGTYIKVLNDKFLVALAEIKMK; from the coding sequence ATGAATTTATTATCAAAAACAAGAAAAATTAATGCACTGCTACAAGCTTCTGCTGGTAAGCCAGTAAATTTCAAAGAAATGGCAGATACATTAGGCGATATTATCGATTCTAACGTCTTTATTGTTAGTCGTAAAGGCAAGCTTTTAGGTCTATCAATCCATCAACAAATCGAAAATGAGCGCATGAAGAAAATGTTTGCAGAGCGTCAATTCCCAGAAGAATATACGCAAAACCTTTTTAACATCACAGAAACGTCGCCAAACTTAGATATTAACAATCAACATACGGCATTCCCAGTTGAAAATAAAGATTTATTTGCTTCTGGCTTAACGACAATTGTGCCGATTATTGGCGGTGGTGAGCGCCTAGGCACACTAATTCTTGCTCGTATTAACGATGAATTTAACGATGATGACTTAATTTTAGCGGAGTACGGTGCAACTGTAGTTGGCATGGAAATTTTACGTGAAAAAGCTGAGGTTATTGAGGAAGAGGCTCGCTCGAAAGCTGTTGTACAAATGGCGATTAATTCATTATCATACTCTGAGCTTGAAGCAATTGAGCATATTTTTGAGGAGTTAGATGGTCATGAAGGGTTACTTGTAGCTTCAAAAATTGCAGACCGTGTGGGGATTACGCGTTCGGTTATTGTTAACGCATTACGTAAGTTAGAGTCTGCTGGAGTAATCGAATCTCGTTCACTTGGGATGAAAGGCACTTATATTAAAGTGTTAAATGATAAATTTTTAGTAGCATTAGCTGAAATCAAAATGAAGTAA
- the fliF gene encoding flagellar basal-body MS-ring/collar protein FliF, whose protein sequence is MNERLTKIKSDSTNFWSSRTKKQKGAMFGALVAIIVFASVLTYFSTRTEMVPMYTNLSQSEVGKIKDVLDAQGVTYEIAAGGTNILVPAKQADSLKVSLANQGFPQSGGISTSFFAENAGFGMTENEFDVLKLAATQTEIANLLKQFDGVNNAVVQISMPKQGVFLQDGLGEAKAAVMLETAPGQQFTDAQIKTLYSLVEKSIPNLTTDNIQITNQYAEHYDLDAAVSGGGSVATVDGQMQIKKTIERDLQRQVQNMLGTLMGQDKVLVSVTTDIDFKQENRQENLVLPVDEENMSGIAISAQRITETYTGSGATATGTPEAGQVTDNFTDYVEGAVGDGEYERMEETINNDVNRIRKEIHESPYKIRDIGIQVMVEPPNPEDLSSLSEEARADIEQFLTSIVRTTLDKEAAGDLTNEAIANKIVVSVQPFFGKDVAADTEATAIPWWIWVIGGVLLVAILLLVFFILRSRKRREEEELSAIGEQQEKIIVEDIAEEKETEATVRRKQLEKMAKDKPDDFAKLLRSWIAED, encoded by the coding sequence ATGAATGAACGACTGACAAAAATAAAAAGCGATTCGACCAATTTTTGGTCGAGTCGTACAAAAAAACAAAAAGGTGCAATGTTCGGCGCACTTGTTGCAATCATTGTATTTGCAAGTGTGCTTACATATTTTTCAACACGTACAGAAATGGTTCCGATGTATACGAACCTATCACAGTCCGAAGTTGGAAAAATTAAAGATGTTTTAGATGCGCAAGGAGTTACATACGAAATCGCAGCGGGTGGCACTAATATTTTAGTGCCAGCAAAGCAAGCTGATTCATTGAAAGTATCATTAGCAAATCAAGGCTTTCCGCAATCAGGTGGCATTAGCACCTCGTTTTTTGCAGAAAACGCAGGATTCGGGATGACGGAAAATGAGTTCGATGTTTTAAAGCTTGCTGCAACGCAAACCGAAATTGCGAATTTATTAAAACAGTTTGATGGTGTCAATAATGCTGTCGTACAAATTTCCATGCCAAAGCAAGGTGTCTTTTTGCAGGATGGGCTAGGAGAAGCAAAGGCTGCGGTCATGCTAGAAACAGCACCGGGGCAGCAGTTTACAGATGCTCAAATTAAAACATTATATAGTTTAGTAGAAAAGAGCATTCCGAATTTAACGACAGATAATATTCAAATTACGAATCAGTATGCAGAGCATTACGATTTGGATGCTGCGGTATCTGGCGGTGGCTCTGTAGCTACTGTTGATGGACAGATGCAAATAAAGAAAACAATTGAGCGTGACTTGCAGCGTCAAGTTCAAAATATGCTCGGCACATTAATGGGGCAGGATAAAGTGCTTGTATCTGTCACGACAGATATTGACTTTAAACAGGAAAATCGACAAGAAAACTTAGTGCTACCTGTTGATGAAGAAAATATGTCGGGAATTGCGATTAGTGCCCAACGTATTACAGAAACCTATACAGGTTCGGGGGCTACGGCTACAGGAACACCTGAAGCAGGTCAAGTGACAGATAATTTCACTGATTATGTAGAGGGTGCTGTTGGCGATGGTGAGTATGAACGAATGGAAGAAACAATTAACAATGACGTCAATCGCATTCGTAAAGAAATTCATGAGAGTCCCTATAAAATTCGTGATATTGGTATTCAGGTGATGGTGGAGCCACCGAACCCAGAGGACTTATCCTCATTATCAGAAGAAGCACGTGCAGATATTGAGCAATTTTTAACGTCGATTGTTCGTACAACGCTTGATAAAGAGGCTGCTGGTGACTTAACGAACGAAGCAATCGCTAATAAAATTGTTGTATCTGTACAACCGTTCTTCGGTAAGGATGTTGCGGCAGATACAGAAGCAACTGCCATTCCTTGGTGGATTTGGGTAATTGGTGGGGTGTTATTAGTTGCAATTTTACTGCTCGTATTCTTTATTCTACGTTCACGTAAGCGTAGAGAGGAAGAGGAGCTATCAGCAATTGGTGAACAGCAGGAAAAAATCATTGTTGAAGATATTGCAGAAGAAAAAGAAACAGAAGCTACAGTACGTCGTAAGCAATTAGAAAAAATGGCGAAAGACAAGCCAGATGATTTTGCTAAGTTGTTGCGTAGCTGGATTGCTGAGGATTAA
- the fliH gene encoding flagellar assembly protein FliH, producing MTSLSRIIRSIQAQSTEAEQGVKIEIKDFFQPTVFQANNEIEELENLTLEDIHAEREMYLEEARQQIELERQQLEQYRDEQLQAIEQLKQIWQEEKLMLEQQAHEEGFAAGYEEGIQKANAAMEHSLQIANKTIEQAQQNVEKYIDDQEFVVLELALTAAERIIGVALERDNELFTEIIKRGLKEAREMKEIKIYVAPAYYQLITKNRDELAEMFPPDVPLLFFVNEDLENTESYIETNHGRIVVSIDEQLNELRLKLNEILTSKD from the coding sequence ATGACGTCATTGTCTAGAATTATTCGCTCTATACAAGCACAGTCAACTGAAGCGGAGCAAGGTGTTAAAATTGAAATAAAGGATTTTTTTCAACCGACCGTTTTTCAAGCAAACAATGAAATCGAAGAGCTCGAGAATCTAACATTAGAAGATATTCATGCAGAGCGAGAAATGTATTTAGAAGAGGCAAGACAACAAATCGAATTGGAACGTCAACAGCTAGAGCAATATCGTGACGAACAATTGCAAGCCATTGAGCAATTGAAGCAAATTTGGCAGGAAGAGAAGCTTATGCTAGAGCAGCAGGCCCATGAGGAGGGTTTTGCTGCTGGCTATGAGGAAGGTATTCAAAAAGCAAATGCAGCAATGGAGCATTCGCTGCAAATTGCCAACAAGACGATTGAACAAGCGCAGCAAAATGTGGAAAAGTATATCGATGACCAAGAGTTTGTTGTGCTTGAACTAGCTTTAACTGCGGCTGAACGCATTATTGGTGTGGCATTAGAACGAGATAATGAATTATTTACTGAAATCATAAAACGCGGCTTAAAAGAGGCGCGGGAAATGAAGGAAATAAAAATTTATGTAGCACCAGCATATTATCAGCTAATTACGAAAAATCGTGACGAATTAGCTGAAATGTTCCCGCCAGATGTTCCTTTATTATTTTTTGTGAATGAAGACTTGGAAAATACCGAAAGCTATATCGAAACGAATCACGGACGTATCGTTGTGTCAATTGATGAACAGTTGAATGAACTACGTTTGAAACTAAATGAAATTTTAACAAGCAAGGACTGA
- the hslU gene encoding ATP-dependent protease ATPase subunit HslU, which produces MMTTNLTPRQITEHLNRYIVGQNEAKRAVAIALRNRYRRSLLNDEMKNEIIPKNILMIGPTGVGKTEIARRIAKLTKAPFIKVEATKFTEVGYVGRDVESMVRDLVEASLRLVKEEMLATVQDEAEKLANQAIVKLLAPSKKKAKAQQNPWEMLFGQKPEQAEDENSTEEAEVRSRRSQIAADLAEGKLENQWVTIEVTEQAAPLLDMPGMEMQMSGMQDMLTNLMPKKTKKRKVQVKDARRILALEEANKLIDTDELTAEAIHRAEQTGIIFIDEIDKIASKDSGSSANVSREGVQRDILPIVEGSTVTTKYGPVKTDYILFVAAGAFHMSKPSDLIPELQGRFPIRVELEKLTKADFVRILQEPDQSLILQYKALLETEAVTIDFSEDAIDRIAEIATEVNQETDNIGARRLHTILERLLEELSFEASEIAPAHIEITPAYVDQKLGNIVKNKDLSQFIL; this is translated from the coding sequence ATAATGACGACTAATTTAACGCCAAGACAAATTACTGAGCACTTGAATCGATACATCGTTGGACAAAATGAGGCAAAGCGTGCAGTAGCTATTGCGCTTCGTAATCGCTATCGTCGCTCTTTGTTGAATGATGAAATGAAAAATGAAATTATCCCAAAGAACATTTTAATGATTGGTCCAACAGGTGTTGGGAAAACTGAAATCGCAAGGCGCATTGCCAAATTAACGAAAGCGCCGTTTATTAAAGTAGAGGCGACGAAGTTTACAGAAGTAGGCTATGTAGGTCGCGATGTAGAATCAATGGTTCGCGATTTAGTTGAAGCTTCTTTGCGTCTTGTCAAAGAAGAAATGCTTGCTACAGTTCAAGATGAGGCAGAAAAGCTAGCAAATCAAGCAATTGTTAAATTGCTTGCACCTTCAAAAAAGAAAGCGAAAGCGCAGCAAAACCCATGGGAAATGCTTTTTGGACAAAAGCCAGAGCAGGCGGAAGATGAAAATTCGACGGAAGAAGCGGAGGTTCGCTCACGCCGTAGTCAAATTGCAGCAGATTTAGCAGAGGGGAAGCTTGAAAATCAATGGGTAACAATCGAAGTAACTGAGCAGGCAGCACCGTTACTTGATATGCCTGGTATGGAAATGCAGATGAGTGGCATGCAAGATATGTTGACCAATTTAATGCCTAAGAAAACGAAGAAGCGAAAGGTGCAGGTAAAAGACGCACGTCGCATTTTAGCGTTAGAGGAGGCAAACAAATTAATTGATACGGATGAGTTAACTGCCGAAGCAATTCATCGAGCTGAGCAGACAGGTATTATCTTTATTGATGAAATTGATAAAATTGCGAGTAAGGATAGCGGTTCCTCAGCGAATGTTTCACGTGAGGGAGTGCAACGTGATATTTTACCAATCGTTGAAGGCTCTACAGTAACAACAAAATATGGTCCTGTAAAAACGGATTATATTTTATTTGTAGCGGCTGGTGCATTCCATATGTCCAAACCGAGCGATTTAATACCTGAGCTACAAGGGCGCTTCCCAATTCGTGTAGAACTTGAGAAGCTGACAAAGGCTGACTTTGTACGTATTTTACAGGAGCCGGACCAATCGCTTATTTTACAATATAAAGCCCTTTTAGAAACGGAAGCTGTCACGATTGACTTTTCGGAGGATGCAATCGATCGCATAGCCGAAATTGCAACGGAAGTAAATCAAGAAACGGATAATATTGGTGCTAGACGTTTGCATACAATTTTAGAGCGCCTATTAGAAGAGCTCTCCTTCGAAGCATCAGAAATTGCACCAGCGCATATTGAGATAACACCAGCCTATGTCGATCAGAAATTAGGCAATATCGTAAAAAATAAAGACTTGTCACAATTTATTTTATAG
- the flgC gene encoding flagellar basal body rod protein FlgC has product MTIFHSMNTTASALTAQRLRMDVISSNMANMDTTRAKQVNGEWEPYRRKTVTLTAQEGQFSNFLNVAMGKTTKQGVGNGVKVSQIKEDNETPFKLVYDPTHIDADENGYVRMANVDPLKEMVDLISATRSYEANITVFNANKSMLTKALEIGK; this is encoded by the coding sequence ATGACAATTTTTCATAGCATGAATACAACGGCCTCCGCTTTAACCGCACAACGCCTCCGTATGGATGTTATTTCTTCCAATATGGCTAATATGGATACGACACGCGCTAAACAAGTAAATGGTGAATGGGAGCCGTACCGCCGTAAAACAGTTACTTTAACAGCACAAGAAGGGCAATTTTCCAACTTCCTAAATGTAGCGATGGGGAAAACGACGAAGCAAGGTGTCGGAAATGGTGTGAAAGTATCACAAATTAAAGAGGATAACGAAACGCCATTTAAGCTTGTCTATGATCCGACACATATCGACGCAGACGAAAATGGCTATGTAAGAATGGCGAATGTAGATCCGTTAAAAGAAATGGTCGATTTAATCTCGGCAACACGCTCCTATGAAGCAAACATAACAGTATTCAATGCCAATAAATCGATGTTGACAAAAGCTTTAGAAATAGGTAAATAA
- the fliG gene encoding flagellar motor switch protein FliG codes for MSKRDKELTGKQKAALLLISLGPEVSASVYKHLSEEEIERLTLEISSVKKVEANVKEEIIEEFHNIALAQDYITQGGIGYAKTVLEKALGSDQAQAILNRLTSSLQVRPFDFARKADPAQIFNFIQNEHPQTIALILSYLEPGQAGVILSSLPQEVQADIAKRIAVMDSTSPEVISEIESVLERKLSSTVTQDYTETGGVDAVVEVLSGVDRQTEKTILDALEIQDPELAEEIKKRMFVFEDIVTLDNRSIQRVIRDCENEDLLLSMKVSSDEVKDIIFRNMSQRMADTFKEEMEIMGPVRLRDVEDAQSRIVAVIRRLEDAGEIIIARGGGDDVIV; via the coding sequence ATGTCTAAGAGAGATAAGGAATTAACAGGAAAGCAAAAAGCTGCCCTACTTTTAATTTCACTAGGACCAGAGGTGTCAGCTTCAGTATATAAGCATTTAAGCGAGGAAGAGATTGAACGCTTAACATTAGAAATTTCAAGTGTGAAAAAAGTAGAAGCAAATGTCAAAGAAGAGATTATTGAGGAATTCCATAATATCGCATTAGCGCAAGATTATATTACACAGGGTGGTATTGGCTACGCAAAAACAGTTTTAGAAAAAGCGTTGGGCAGCGACCAAGCACAGGCCATTTTAAACCGCCTAACGTCATCATTACAAGTAAGACCATTTGATTTTGCGCGCAAAGCAGACCCAGCTCAAATTTTTAACTTTATTCAAAATGAGCATCCACAAACGATTGCGCTAATTTTATCTTATTTAGAGCCTGGGCAGGCAGGTGTCATCTTATCGTCATTACCGCAGGAAGTTCAGGCAGATATCGCTAAGCGTATTGCTGTAATGGATTCGACATCACCGGAAGTAATTAGTGAAATTGAATCTGTTTTAGAGCGTAAGCTATCCTCTACTGTGACGCAGGATTACACTGAAACAGGTGGCGTTGACGCAGTTGTTGAAGTGCTTAGCGGGGTTGATCGCCAAACAGAAAAAACAATCTTGGATGCACTCGAAATTCAAGATCCAGAGCTGGCAGAGGAAATCAAGAAGCGCATGTTCGTATTCGAAGACATTGTTACGCTTGATAATCGCTCAATTCAACGTGTTATTCGCGACTGTGAAAATGAAGATTTACTATTATCGATGAAAGTATCATCTGATGAAGTAAAAGATATTATTTTCCGCAATATGTCACAGCGTATGGCAGATACATTTAAAGAAGAAATGGAAATTATGGGACCGGTGCGTTTAAGAGATGTAGAGGATGCACAGTCTCGCATCGTTGCTGTTATTAGACGTTTAGAAGACGCAGGAGAAATCATTATAGCTCGTGGTGGAGGGGATGACGTCATTGTCTAG
- the fliE gene encoding flagellar hook-basal body complex protein FliE — protein MAINSISMLTPTQGLQETNKLTATPYEAQQNFAATLKEAIAQVNEQQIQSDTMTNKLINGGNVDLHEVMITAQKASITLNATIEIRNKAVEAYQEIMRMSV, from the coding sequence ATGGCGATTAATTCTATATCGATGCTTACTCCAACGCAAGGCTTACAAGAAACAAATAAGCTTACTGCAACACCTTATGAAGCACAGCAAAACTTTGCTGCAACATTGAAAGAAGCCATTGCACAAGTGAATGAACAACAAATCCAATCTGACACGATGACAAATAAGTTGATTAATGGTGGCAATGTGGATTTACACGAGGTAATGATTACTGCACAAAAGGCGAGCATTACACTAAATGCGACAATTGAAATTCGTAATAAAGCGGTTGAGGCATACCAAGAAATTATGCGAATGAGTGTATAA
- the fliI gene encoding flagellar protein export ATPase FliI, whose product MKTAQLIEHIPNLNTFKKFGRVTRVVGLMIESRGPESSIGDVCKIHVQTMQHGQQTILAEVVGFRDEIVVLMPFSSLREISIGCLVEGTSKPLEIKVGPELIGKVLDSMGNPYDGYTLPKGLVSVQTERQPPNPMTRPPISERMEVGVKAIDGMLTIGTGQRVGIFAGSGVGKSTLLGMIARNTKADLNVIALVGERGREVREFIERDLGPEGLSRSIVVAATSDQPALMRIKAAFTATAIAEYFRDRGMNVMLMMDSVTRVAMAQREVGLAVGEPPATRGYTPSVFAILPSLLERTGTNLKGSITAFYTVLVDGDDMNEPIADTVRGILDGHIVLDRTLANKGQYPAINVLKSVSRLMNHISEPEHVKAAERLRELYYTYAKSEDLINIGAYKRGTSREIDEAIQYEPLITTYLKQGYKDYVSIEQAVNELITLANGGVSS is encoded by the coding sequence ATGAAGACGGCTCAATTAATTGAACATATACCCAATCTCAATACATTCAAAAAATTTGGACGAGTAACGAGAGTAGTAGGCTTAATGATTGAGTCACGAGGCCCAGAGAGCTCCATAGGGGATGTCTGTAAAATACATGTCCAAACGATGCAGCATGGGCAGCAAACAATATTAGCTGAAGTAGTAGGCTTCAGGGATGAAATTGTTGTCCTAATGCCATTCTCCTCATTGCGTGAAATTTCAATCGGCTGTTTAGTGGAAGGGACAAGCAAGCCGTTAGAAATAAAAGTGGGTCCAGAGCTAATTGGTAAAGTACTAGATTCGATGGGCAATCCATACGATGGCTATACATTGCCAAAAGGGCTTGTATCAGTACAAACAGAACGACAGCCTCCTAACCCAATGACACGTCCGCCAATTAGCGAACGAATGGAAGTTGGTGTAAAGGCCATTGATGGTATGTTGACAATTGGCACTGGGCAGCGTGTAGGGATTTTTGCAGGTTCCGGTGTCGGAAAAAGTACATTGCTCGGTATGATTGCCCGAAATACAAAGGCTGACTTAAACGTTATTGCTTTAGTCGGCGAGCGTGGGCGTGAAGTTCGAGAATTTATAGAGCGAGACTTAGGTCCAGAAGGATTAAGTCGTTCAATTGTTGTTGCGGCAACAAGTGACCAACCCGCATTGATGCGTATAAAAGCAGCATTTACAGCTACAGCAATTGCGGAATATTTCCGAGATCGAGGGATGAATGTCATGCTGATGATGGATTCGGTAACGCGTGTCGCGATGGCGCAGCGTGAAGTAGGTTTAGCAGTTGGAGAGCCACCCGCAACACGTGGCTATACCCCTTCTGTATTCGCTATTTTACCTTCTTTATTAGAGCGGACAGGGACAAATTTAAAAGGGTCTATTACAGCCTTTTATACGGTGCTAGTAGATGGTGATGACATGAATGAACCAATTGCCGATACAGTACGTGGTATTTTAGACGGTCATATTGTTTTAGACCGTACATTAGCAAATAAAGGGCAATATCCTGCCATTAATGTGTTAAAAAGTGTTAGTCGACTAATGAACCATATTTCAGAGCCTGAGCATGTAAAAGCAGCGGAGCGCTTACGAGAATTGTATTATACGTATGCGAAATCAGAGGATTTAATTAATATTGGCGCATATAAGCGAGGCACGTCGCGTGAAATCGACGAAGCAATCCAATATGAACCGCTCATTACAACCTATTTAAAGCAAGGCTATAAGGATTATGTGTCAATAGAGCAAGCTGTAAATGAATTAATTACTTTAGCAAATGGTGGTGTATCGTCATAA
- the xerC gene encoding tyrosine recombinase XerC — translation MSSSQQNELLHQFIRYVQIEKNFSVHTVREYEADIQHFLTFLQTEGIDNLQDVEYIHARLYVTKLYEEKKARASISRKISSIRSFFRYLHREFNLDDSSFRSLYHPKKEERLPNFFYEEELTQLFEANQGQDFQSLRNIALLELLYATGIRVSECTALEIGHIDFHYSIIRVMGKGRKERIVPFGEYAHRALQTYIEEARPHIMKNMNHSSVFVNMRGGELTPRGVRHILNEMVNKASLHTKLYPHMLRHSFATHLLNNGADMRTVQELLGHAHLSSTQVYTHVTKEHLRSTYMNTHPRA, via the coding sequence ATGTCAAGTTCTCAGCAAAATGAATTACTACACCAATTCATTCGCTATGTGCAAATTGAAAAAAACTTCTCTGTCCACACAGTGCGGGAGTATGAAGCGGATATTCAGCATTTTTTAACATTTTTACAGACAGAAGGCATCGACAATTTACAAGATGTAGAATATATTCATGCAAGATTATACGTGACAAAGCTCTACGAAGAAAAAAAAGCGAGGGCTTCTATTTCAAGAAAAATATCTTCGATTCGTTCCTTTTTTCGCTATTTACATCGAGAATTTAATTTGGATGATTCATCTTTTCGCTCATTGTACCACCCGAAAAAAGAGGAACGACTTCCAAACTTTTTTTATGAGGAAGAGCTAACACAATTATTTGAAGCAAATCAAGGCCAAGATTTTCAATCGCTCCGCAATATCGCCTTATTGGAACTGCTTTATGCAACAGGTATTCGGGTAAGTGAATGCACAGCATTGGAGATAGGACATATCGATTTTCATTATTCAATTATTCGCGTCATGGGAAAAGGACGTAAGGAGCGTATCGTACCATTTGGTGAATATGCTCATAGAGCACTACAAACTTACATTGAAGAAGCACGACCGCATATAATGAAAAATATGAATCATTCTTCTGTTTTTGTGAATATGAGAGGTGGCGAACTTACTCCTCGAGGTGTACGTCACATATTAAATGAAATGGTGAATAAAGCAAGCCTGCATACGAAGCTCTATCCACATATGCTTAGGCATTCATTTGCCACACATTTACTAAACAATGGTGCAGATATGCGTACTGTGCAGGAATTATTAGGGCATGCGCACCTTTCTTCGACACAAGTGTATACGCATGTAACGAAGGAGCATTTACGCAGCACCTATATGAATACACATCCTAGAGCTTAA
- the flgB gene encoding flagellar basal body rod protein FlgB — protein MDLFGGTIRNLENGLSYATLKHKTIANNIANVDTPNYKAKDVSFKSMLEDARHATIAANKNDIRHYDFQFKQFESGVFDYANLRARHNGNGVNMDAEQAKLAENTIYYNALIDRVNGKLNTLNTVIKGGK, from the coding sequence TTGGATTTATTCGGAGGAACAATTCGCAATTTAGAAAACGGTCTTTCATATGCAACTTTAAAACATAAAACAATCGCTAATAATATAGCGAATGTCGATACGCCAAATTATAAGGCGAAAGATGTAAGCTTTAAAAGCATGCTAGAGGATGCAAGGCATGCAACAATTGCCGCAAATAAAAATGATATTCGTCATTATGATTTTCAGTTTAAGCAATTTGAATCAGGTGTATTTGATTACGCAAATTTACGTGCTCGTCATAATGGCAATGGTGTAAATATGGATGCAGAGCAAGCGAAATTAGCTGAAAATACAATTTACTACAACGCGCTTATAGACCGCGTGAACGGAAAGCTAAATACATTAAATACAGTCATTAAAGGAGGGAAATAA
- the hslV gene encoding ATP-dependent protease subunit HslV → MGQIHATTIFAIHHNGGCAMAGDGQVTLGNAVVMKHTARKVRRLFNGKVLAGFAGSVADAFTLFEMFEGKLNEYNGNLQRAAVEVAKQWRGDKMLRQLEAMLLVMDQSTLLLVSGTGEVIEPDDGILAIGSGGNYALSAGRALKKHAGEHLTAQQIAEAALTTAADICVFTNHNIIVEAL, encoded by the coding sequence ATGGGGCAAATACATGCCACAACGATTTTTGCCATTCACCATAATGGTGGCTGTGCAATGGCTGGAGATGGTCAAGTAACACTAGGAAATGCTGTTGTGATGAAACATACAGCAAGAAAGGTCAGACGTCTGTTTAATGGCAAGGTGCTAGCAGGCTTCGCTGGTTCAGTGGCTGATGCTTTTACTTTGTTTGAGATGTTTGAAGGTAAGCTTAATGAGTATAACGGCAATTTACAGCGTGCAGCTGTCGAAGTAGCGAAGCAGTGGCGTGGTGATAAAATGTTGCGTCAATTAGAGGCGATGCTTCTCGTCATGGACCAGTCAACCTTACTTCTAGTATCTGGCACAGGTGAGGTCATCGAGCCTGACGATGGCATTTTAGCAATTGGTTCAGGCGGCAACTATGCATTATCCGCAGGGCGTGCCTTGAAAAAGCATGCAGGTGAGCATTTAACGGCACAGCAAATAGCGGAAGCAGCTTTAACGACAGCAGCTGATATTTGTGTATTTACAAACCATAATATTATCGTGGAGGCGCTATAA
- the fliJ gene encoding flagellar export protein FliJ — MMQYTYRFEKILVVREQEKNESEIAYKESVRVFEEVATRLYDLLKKKEDLISFQQERLTIGASIDEISHYANFIDSMEKTIADVQEKVVQARSKMNWHEQKLLEKNLEVRKFEKMREKDFDAFREEQNRIEAKQLDELSSLAYNKREIR; from the coding sequence ATAATGCAATACACATATCGATTCGAAAAAATATTAGTAGTGCGTGAGCAGGAAAAAAACGAATCAGAAATTGCTTACAAGGAGTCCGTGCGTGTCTTTGAAGAAGTAGCGACAAGGCTGTATGACTTATTAAAGAAAAAAGAGGATTTAATTTCTTTTCAGCAGGAGCGTTTAACAATCGGCGCTTCGATAGATGAAATTAGCCATTATGCAAACTTTATTGATAGCATGGAAAAAACGATAGCGGATGTCCAAGAAAAAGTTGTACAAGCACGTTCAAAAATGAATTGGCATGAGCAAAAATTACTGGAAAAAAATTTAGAAGTACGCAAGTTTGAAAAAATGCGTGAAAAAGATTTTGATGCCTTTAGAGAAGAGCAAAATCGCATCGAGGCAAAGCAATTAGATGAACTATCATCGCTTGCGTATAACAAGAGGGAAATCAGGTGA